A region of the Mesobacillus jeotgali genome:
GTACTCAGATATAAAGATATACTATGGCCAGCCGATTGGTATAAACGAAAAGATATTGGAAATCGTGATGGACCGCTTGAAGAAACACAGTTTCAAAGGTATGGACTCCGAGACCATCCTGCTAGTCGGGCATGGCAGCAGAGATCCCCTTGCAGCAGATGAATTTGAGAAGCTGGCAGAGCGGGTTCGGAAGGACGTTCAATCCAATGTGGATACTGCATATATAACAACACAGCCATTCTATGGAGAAAAGATACTGGTCAGTCAATCGTCATCAAGGATTTACATTTTACCATTTCTTCTGTATACAGGCGGTTTTACTGCTAAAATAGAGGAAACTGTAAAGAATGTCTTAATTCAACACCCGGAAAAGGAGATTGTCCTGTGCGAGCCAGTTGGCTTTGATGACCGTCTAGGCGGGGTGCTATTGCAAAGAGTTGATGAGGCAAGACCAAGGTAATTTTAAAAATACGATCTTCACAAATAAAAACGTGAACACCTGCCAATAAAATCGACAGAGCCAAATAAAACGGAGAGTGGAACCATGTTATACCCTATAAATTTACGGATGCGGGAACGGAATGTTGTGGTGATTGGGGGGGGCAGAGTCGCTCAACGCAAAGTCTTTGGCTTACTGGATGCCGGAGCGAAAGTGACGGTAGTGAGTCCAGAATTAACAAGCGAATTGCTGCG
Encoded here:
- a CDS encoding sirohydrochlorin chelatase — its product is MEATVFISHGSRNEHGNNVFVTFIEKVISTGKSPYASYGFLENARPSIFEAVEACILKGASSITVVPVLLLPGIHASVDIPEELERVRQKYSDIKIYYGQPIGINEKILEIVMDRLKKHSFKGMDSETILLVGHGSRDPLAADEFEKLAERVRKDVQSNVDTAYITTQPFYGEKILVSQSSSRIYILPFLLYTGGFTAKIEETVKNVLIQHPEKEIVLCEPVGFDDRLGGVLLQRVDEARPR